A stretch of Camelina sativa cultivar DH55 chromosome 18, Cs, whole genome shotgun sequence DNA encodes these proteins:
- the LOC109130518 gene encoding LOW QUALITY PROTEIN: uncharacterized protein LOC109130518 (The sequence of the model RefSeq protein was modified relative to this genomic sequence to represent the inferred CDS: inserted 1 base in 1 codon; substituted 1 base at 1 genomic stop codon): MKKFKERASYAARWREEXVMCVVALGSESEQQRKREKGTKGYSKTQHDKXYSFVVLMIVFRFLKFDFRF, translated from the exons ATGAAAAAATTTAAGGAGAGAGCTTCTTACGCTGCGAGGTGG agagaagagtagGTAATGTGTGTTGTGGCTTTGGGCAGTGAGTCTGagcaacaaagaaagagagagaagggaacaAAAGGTTATTCCAAAACGCAGCACGACA CGTACTCCTTTGTCGTTTTGAtgattgtttttagatttttgaaatttgatttcCGGTTTTAG